A window from Candidatus Latescibacterota bacterium encodes these proteins:
- a CDS encoding NifB/NifX family molybdenum-iron cluster-binding protein: MRLCIPAADARGLDARAHGHFGSAPCFVLVDTESGAFSTLDNRRAEHRHGHCDPAGAIAGAAVDAVLCHGMGRRALEMLSAAGIEVFTAEGDDVAGMLQAFRSGAAQRLAADDACAGHGH; the protein is encoded by the coding sequence ATGCGCCTCTGCATCCCTGCCGCGGACGCTCGCGGCCTCGACGCCCGCGCCCACGGGCATTTCGGCAGCGCGCCCTGCTTCGTCCTCGTGGACACGGAGAGCGGCGCGTTCAGCACCCTCGACAACCGGCGCGCCGAGCATCGGCACGGGCACTGCGATCCCGCGGGCGCGATCGCGGGCGCCGCGGTGGACGCGGTGCTCTGTCACGGCATGGGCCGGCGCGCGCTGGAGATGCTGAGCGCGGCGGGCATCGAGGTGTTCACGGCCGAGGGCGACGACGTGGCGGGCATGCTGCAGGCGTTTCGGAGCGGCGCGGCACAGCGTCTCGCCGCCGACGACGCCTGCGCCGGGCACGGCCACTAG
- a CDS encoding glycosyltransferase family 4 protein yields MKVYHIGTRGIPTSQGGIERHIEEIAPRLASRAAITVYGRSYYLPRIREYKGVRVRRLHTLQTKHLDTIFYALLASLDVLFRPRGIVHFHALGPSVFAWLPRLFGHKTVVTVHGLDWQRAKWGRLARRYLQACEGFSVRFPNATIVVSEVLKVYYREKFGREVHAIPNGIVPPTRREPAAIREKWGLAGDDYVFFIARLTPEKGAHHLIRAWRELDTDKRLVIAGDALHEDRYVAELHRLAKGDPRVLFTGFVGGELLEELFSNATLYCQPSEIEGLSIALLEAMSFGRCVLASDIPENLELVADVGFRFRSQDVDDLRAQLAALLADPERTRAAGEAGREHAVRHYNWDQVAERTWDVYRSLVGPGG; encoded by the coding sequence ATGAAGGTATACCACATCGGCACGCGCGGCATACCCACCAGCCAGGGCGGGATCGAGCGGCACATCGAGGAGATCGCCCCCCGCCTGGCGAGCCGCGCGGCGATCACCGTCTACGGGCGCAGCTACTATCTGCCCAGGATCCGCGAGTACAAGGGCGTCCGCGTGCGGCGCCTGCACACGCTGCAGACCAAGCACCTGGACACGATCTTCTACGCGCTGCTGGCGAGCCTCGACGTGCTCTTTCGCCCCCGCGGCATCGTGCACTTCCACGCGCTGGGGCCGAGCGTCTTCGCCTGGCTGCCGCGGCTCTTCGGCCACAAGACGGTGGTGACCGTGCACGGTCTCGACTGGCAGCGCGCGAAGTGGGGACGTCTCGCCCGCCGCTACCTGCAGGCCTGCGAGGGCTTCAGCGTGCGCTTCCCCAACGCGACCATCGTGGTGAGCGAGGTGCTGAAGGTCTACTACCGCGAGAAGTTCGGCCGCGAGGTGCACGCGATTCCCAACGGCATCGTGCCCCCCACACGGCGCGAGCCGGCCGCGATCCGCGAGAAGTGGGGACTGGCGGGGGACGACTACGTCTTCTTCATCGCCCGGCTCACGCCCGAGAAGGGCGCGCACCACCTGATCCGCGCCTGGCGCGAGCTCGACACCGACAAGCGGCTGGTGATCGCGGGCGACGCTCTCCACGAGGACCGCTACGTCGCCGAGCTGCACCGCCTCGCCAAGGGCGACCCCCGTGTGCTGTTCACGGGTTTCGTCGGCGGCGAGCTGCTCGAGGAGCTCTTCAGCAACGCCACGCTCTACTGCCAGCCCAGCGAGATCGAGGGGCTGTCCATCGCGCTGCTGGAGGCGATGAGCTTCGGGCGCTGCGTGCTGGCCTCGGACATCCCCGAGAACCTGGAGCTGGTGGCCGACGTTGGCTTCCGCTTCCGCAGCCAGGACGTGGACGACCTCCGCGCCCAGCTCGCCGCCCTGCTCGCGGACCCCGAGCGCACGCGCGCCGCCGGCGAGGCCGGCCGCGAGCACGCGGTGCGCCACTACAACTGGGACCAGGTGGCCGAGCGCACCTGGGACGTCTATCGCAGTCTCGTGGGTCCCGGCGGCTAG
- a CDS encoding PD-(D/E)XK nuclease family protein has product MRELVVGIAGAGKTRHCLERCRRALDAGERVLYLVPNRDEAALVRRRLLGAAGAGAPPAGVAALLPGILTPRLLARRLLDDWLPGWAERSPVRRHQQLRALVETRRGRLGPLEASARTPGFVAALDALLAELEGANIPPTAFPPLIAAAPSAADAGRLDSLQTLYRDFLSGRDDPKLLDPPSVLLRAAALAAADPARAAGGAQLLVLDGFSHLGPLELALVDALLAGVPAAAVSLCLDPADLERGPAPPFEGLHALARHFLDAGCALTPLGASRRSAAPLLGAAAAGLFRDDAPAAPGGESLRLLIGGTPRDEAEGVLREVRRLLAAGTPPASIAVLYRQERYGDLLAELMDAAGVPFRAERRRPLVLAAGVDLALTLLDWAAGASVRDLPQRLRGFVDTDDALLAELAALGRGRGLPATGTWEALLGDAREREPDHDWAWLDWRLQVEDVPQDGRAFVDRTLHPLLALLAGPLGRRLEAALLAPGGGAELGDLAADARALERLGALGAELAAALPGLRGPAAWSELLRREAELDEPRETLGGETGGVLLGNPFALRLPELETVFVCGLNEGAFPPPAREDPLLRDAERRALGPALPDRAQRQARERYLFYVAATRPSRTLWLSHAERDATGRPLAPSLFLAELKRLSTDWPAPVRLPALATAEKLRDPVSLRALLRDRLLAEARREATALAAQAEAWLAAAGESARLVAARDRRPEPRLASQPALTSHLGAASAGGLRLSASRLEAFAECPYRFLGVNLLGLEAEEDFEPGVREEGRLLHAVLERVYRDPTDDSTLAEHYAAALEELADDDLPGLRSPRFRAGDLRRLALLEGFLRRDGDRLAASGFAPRPGSLESRFALPLDAPSGGVTLSGIVDRVDVDADGREFVLDYKRGEKVIEAPGSESATLFQLALYAIARGREATVAGAAYANLRGEKPLRGYFRDDLAATLEPFAVRGNHGAAWLDLDAWQAWLDGVAERLRAVVAEIRGGRLEPAPREGIDTCERCAIRPICRWPEDEGAGAAEDDHE; this is encoded by the coding sequence GTGAGGGAACTGGTCGTCGGCATCGCGGGCGCGGGCAAGACCCGTCACTGCCTCGAACGCTGCCGCCGCGCGCTGGACGCCGGCGAGCGCGTGCTCTATCTCGTGCCCAACCGCGACGAGGCCGCCCTGGTCCGCCGCCGGCTCCTCGGCGCCGCGGGCGCGGGCGCCCCGCCCGCCGGCGTGGCCGCGCTGCTGCCCGGCATCCTCACGCCGCGGCTGCTCGCGCGCCGCCTCCTCGACGACTGGCTCCCCGGCTGGGCCGAGCGCTCCCCGGTGCGCCGCCATCAGCAGCTTCGCGCGCTCGTCGAGACGCGGCGCGGACGCCTGGGGCCGCTGGAGGCCAGCGCGCGCACCCCCGGCTTCGTGGCCGCGCTGGACGCGCTGCTCGCCGAGCTGGAGGGGGCGAACATCCCGCCGACGGCCTTCCCCCCCCTGATCGCCGCGGCGCCCAGCGCCGCCGACGCGGGCCGGCTCGACAGTCTGCAGACGCTCTACCGGGACTTCCTGAGCGGGCGCGACGACCCCAAGCTCCTCGATCCACCCTCCGTGCTGCTCCGCGCGGCGGCGCTCGCCGCCGCGGACCCCGCGCGCGCGGCCGGCGGGGCCCAGCTCCTCGTGCTCGACGGCTTCAGCCATCTCGGCCCGCTCGAGCTGGCCCTGGTGGACGCACTGCTCGCCGGCGTGCCCGCCGCCGCCGTCTCGCTCTGCCTCGACCCCGCCGACCTCGAGCGCGGCCCCGCGCCGCCCTTCGAGGGCCTGCACGCGCTGGCCCGCCACTTCCTCGACGCCGGCTGCGCGCTCACTCCCCTCGGCGCTTCCCGGCGCAGCGCCGCGCCCCTGCTCGGCGCCGCGGCCGCGGGCCTCTTTCGCGACGACGCGCCGGCCGCCCCCGGGGGCGAGTCGCTGCGGCTGCTGATCGGCGGCACGCCGCGGGACGAGGCCGAGGGTGTGCTGCGCGAGGTCCGTCGCCTGCTGGCGGCGGGCACGCCGCCGGCCTCCATCGCCGTGCTCTATCGCCAGGAGCGCTACGGCGACCTGCTGGCGGAGCTGATGGACGCGGCCGGCGTGCCCTTCCGCGCGGAGCGTCGCCGGCCGCTGGTCCTCGCGGCGGGGGTGGACCTCGCGCTGACGCTGCTCGACTGGGCCGCGGGCGCGAGCGTGCGCGACCTGCCGCAGCGGCTGCGGGGCTTCGTCGACACGGACGACGCCCTGCTCGCCGAACTCGCCGCGCTCGGCCGCGGCCGCGGCCTGCCGGCGACGGGGACCTGGGAAGCGCTGCTCGGCGACGCGCGGGAGCGCGAGCCGGATCACGACTGGGCCTGGCTCGACTGGCGACTGCAGGTGGAGGACGTCCCGCAGGACGGCCGCGCCTTCGTCGACCGGACCCTGCACCCGCTGCTGGCCCTGCTCGCCGGTCCCCTCGGCCGCCGGCTCGAAGCGGCGCTGCTCGCCCCCGGGGGCGGGGCGGAACTGGGAGATCTCGCCGCGGACGCGCGGGCGCTGGAACGTCTCGGCGCGCTGGGCGCCGAGCTGGCCGCCGCGCTCCCCGGCCTGCGCGGCCCGGCCGCCTGGAGCGAGCTGCTGCGCCGCGAGGCCGAGCTGGACGAACCCCGCGAAACGCTGGGCGGCGAGACCGGCGGCGTGCTGCTCGGCAACCCCTTCGCGCTGCGGCTGCCCGAGCTGGAGACGGTCTTCGTCTGCGGGCTCAACGAGGGCGCCTTCCCGCCGCCGGCCCGCGAGGATCCGCTGCTGCGCGACGCAGAACGCCGCGCCCTCGGCCCCGCCCTGCCGGACCGCGCGCAGCGCCAGGCCCGCGAGCGCTACCTGTTCTACGTGGCGGCGACGCGACCGTCGCGCACGCTCTGGCTGAGCCACGCGGAGCGCGACGCGACCGGCCGCCCCCTGGCTCCCAGCCTGTTCCTCGCCGAGCTGAAGCGACTCTCGACGGACTGGCCCGCGCCCGTCCGCCTGCCGGCGCTGGCCACCGCCGAGAAGCTGCGCGATCCCGTCAGCCTGCGGGCGCTGCTCAGGGACCGCCTGCTGGCCGAGGCGCGTCGCGAGGCCACGGCGCTGGCGGCGCAGGCGGAGGCCTGGCTCGCGGCGGCGGGGGAGTCCGCGCGGCTGGTCGCGGCACGGGACAGGCGACCGGAGCCGCGCCTCGCCAGCCAGCCCGCGCTGACGTCGCATCTCGGCGCGGCGAGCGCCGGCGGCCTGCGCCTCAGCGCGAGCCGGCTGGAGGCCTTCGCCGAGTGCCCCTACCGCTTCCTCGGCGTGAACCTCCTGGGCCTGGAAGCCGAGGAGGACTTCGAGCCCGGCGTGCGCGAGGAGGGCCGCCTGCTGCACGCGGTGCTCGAGCGCGTCTACCGCGATCCCACCGACGACAGCACTCTCGCCGAGCACTACGCGGCGGCCCTGGAGGAACTCGCCGACGACGACCTCCCCGGCCTCCGCTCGCCGCGCTTCCGCGCCGGGGACCTGCGGCGCCTGGCCCTGCTCGAGGGCTTCCTGCGCCGCGACGGCGACCGCCTCGCCGCCAGCGGCTTCGCGCCGCGCCCCGGGAGCCTGGAGTCCCGCTTCGCGCTGCCTCTCGACGCGCCGTCGGGGGGCGTCACCCTGAGCGGCATCGTGGACCGCGTGGACGTGGACGCGGACGGCCGCGAGTTCGTCCTTGATTACAAGCGCGGTGAAAAGGTGATCGAAGCTCCGGGCAGCGAGTCGGCCACGCTCTTCCAGCTCGCGCTCTACGCCATCGCCAGGGGCCGCGAGGCGACGGTGGCCGGCGCGGCCTACGCGAACCTGCGGGGCGAGAAGCCCCTGCGTGGCTACTTCCGCGACGACCTGGCGGCCACGCTCGAGCCCTTCGCCGTGCGTGGCAACCACGGCGCCGCCTGGCTCGATCTCGACGCGTGGCAGGCCTGGCTGGACGGCGTGGCCGAGCGGCTGCGCGCGGTCGTCGCCGAGATTCGCGGCGGCCGGCTCGAGCCCGCGCCGCGCGAGGGCATCGACACCTGCGAGCGCTGCGCGATCCGGCCCATCTGCCGCTGGCCAGAGGACGAGGGCGCGGGCGCCGCGGAGGACGACCATGAGTGA
- a CDS encoding UvrD-helicase domain-containing protein, which yields MSELRLADEQRHPVERHDEHCLLAAGAGSGKTRVLVERYLRILADAGWDPRLPARILAVTFTDKAALEMRGRILGRLQEEEAAATGDARDALRALGRELETAPISTIHGFCSRVLREHAVEAGLDPRFSVPAEMEQARLREEVMDGLLAENDADLAQLTARFELKDLEDGLEALRGLRRSLGLALDESAAAALAAAQDAALHALLATALVADQAALARWLDDFTALLPGGVHPQPAGREKLAAARALLATRPLDAPWPELPAALKASLGGLRCKGKDLDEAAGGPLATSFDGFKRAADDATALADAWRISAPGAPEAAEFQALRAAAFRVAARLDQRLRARMRARAWLDFEDLQLETLRLLRENEGVRRRLRELYSHVLVDELQDTNRLQMELLRLLVPEDTPASRCSLFLVGDARQSIYGFRNADVEIFRGERRRMGARNEAHSLRLNHRSHPALLAALNGVFTGDDFAPLDSLEPERAAEGPRVLVQIAPRGPGERKAESRLGAAEALVATLREARDGGLEVGRGDRRRPIDWGDMAILLRSGASARPLLRALAAAEVPYAADAGREYFMRRELRDLEWLVAALDDPYQPFALLSGLRGDLLGMRRADLLALLPPLAERRDPDRPLPDRDRGELLARLERAAAGELGLSDHGRASAARFLSLRARFGGRLHRLPLAELLPALVEATDYDLRAALAPQGLRALRNLRQLAEILGDMESGRRLTLREFVDGMSRFRVHATRQQEAWVPEEGGSLLRVMTIHGAKGLEFPLVALFDLDRELRPGQKNGDLCSLHEALADGPAALLGLRLKDPGRPKDDGREDAARRWIVRERKRREIAENLRLLYVAMTRAEDHLILAGGVDAELAANWPEAFLSQPAKPERDFLELIREALAGSDDLRGRVRLALAGEGDTLPGPRLGAVTPGVAPGAGSGDAPGANWSTLAAALPAGESPLELPVTGLTLLGSCPLRWLFERRLRLGRLFRPESEPWVPQQRERLESEGVGGVALGSALHALLERWDFRRPFAEAWSAACPPGLPATLREEARALLAEFFAGKQPWLERLAQAEELRREEPFVHAMEGVLLTGQTDLVFRWRDQSVLIDWKSDRVQGRERLLRRLGHHSFQVLLYALALEAAGRPVDQALVVFLRAGEDGGFRQVKLEPFDLEWARNRARNLATLALDLTRLEADGPDGVPLDRVPRAQDPPCQDCPFRDGPCPRSYRQASHGLRDLPAPGGSR from the coding sequence ATGAGTGAGCTCCGCCTGGCCGACGAGCAGCGGCATCCGGTCGAGCGCCACGACGAGCACTGCCTGCTGGCTGCGGGCGCCGGCTCGGGCAAGACGCGCGTGCTCGTGGAGCGCTATCTGCGCATCCTCGCCGACGCCGGCTGGGACCCGCGCCTGCCCGCGCGCATCCTCGCCGTGACCTTCACGGACAAGGCGGCGCTGGAGATGCGCGGGCGCATCCTCGGCCGTCTGCAGGAGGAGGAAGCGGCGGCGACGGGCGACGCCCGCGACGCGCTGCGCGCCCTGGGACGCGAGCTGGAGACCGCGCCCATCTCCACGATCCACGGCTTCTGCAGCCGCGTGCTGCGCGAGCACGCCGTGGAGGCCGGCCTCGATCCGCGCTTCAGCGTGCCCGCCGAGATGGAGCAGGCGCGCCTGCGCGAGGAGGTCATGGACGGTCTCCTCGCCGAGAACGACGCCGACCTCGCCCAGCTCACGGCGCGCTTCGAGCTGAAGGACCTCGAGGACGGCCTCGAGGCGCTGCGCGGGCTGCGCCGCAGTCTCGGCCTCGCGCTCGACGAGTCCGCCGCCGCCGCCCTCGCCGCCGCGCAGGACGCCGCGCTCCACGCGCTGCTGGCGACCGCCCTGGTGGCCGATCAGGCCGCGCTGGCCCGGTGGCTCGACGACTTCACCGCCCTGCTCCCCGGCGGCGTCCATCCCCAGCCCGCGGGCCGTGAGAAGCTGGCCGCCGCCCGCGCGCTGCTGGCCACACGCCCCCTCGACGCCCCCTGGCCCGAGCTTCCCGCGGCGCTCAAGGCGTCGCTCGGTGGACTGCGCTGCAAGGGCAAGGACCTCGACGAGGCCGCCGGCGGCCCCCTCGCCACGTCCTTCGACGGATTCAAGCGCGCCGCCGACGATGCCACCGCCCTCGCCGACGCCTGGCGCATCTCCGCCCCCGGCGCGCCGGAGGCCGCGGAGTTCCAGGCGCTGCGCGCGGCCGCCTTCCGCGTGGCGGCCCGCCTCGACCAGCGCCTGCGCGCGCGCATGCGTGCCCGCGCGTGGCTCGACTTCGAGGATCTGCAGCTCGAGACCCTGCGCCTGCTGCGCGAGAACGAGGGCGTGCGGCGGCGTCTGCGCGAGCTCTACAGCCACGTCCTCGTGGACGAACTCCAGGACACCAACCGCCTCCAGATGGAGCTGCTGCGGCTGCTGGTGCCGGAGGACACGCCCGCCTCCCGCTGCTCGCTCTTCCTGGTGGGCGACGCGCGGCAGAGCATCTACGGCTTCCGCAACGCGGACGTGGAGATCTTTCGCGGCGAGCGCCGGCGCATGGGTGCGCGCAACGAGGCGCACAGCCTGCGACTGAACCACCGCAGCCATCCGGCGCTGCTCGCGGCGCTGAACGGCGTCTTCACCGGGGACGACTTCGCGCCGCTGGACTCGCTCGAGCCGGAGCGGGCCGCGGAGGGGCCGCGCGTGCTGGTCCAGATCGCGCCTCGGGGGCCGGGCGAGCGGAAGGCCGAGAGCCGTCTCGGCGCGGCCGAGGCGCTGGTGGCGACGCTGCGCGAGGCGCGCGACGGCGGGCTCGAGGTGGGGCGCGGCGATCGGCGTCGGCCGATCGACTGGGGCGACATGGCCATTCTCCTGCGCAGCGGGGCCAGCGCGCGGCCGCTGCTGCGCGCGCTCGCCGCCGCCGAGGTGCCTTACGCCGCCGACGCGGGCCGCGAGTACTTCATGCGCCGCGAGCTGCGCGACCTCGAGTGGCTGGTGGCCGCGCTCGACGATCCCTACCAGCCCTTCGCGCTGCTCAGCGGCCTGCGCGGCGACCTGCTCGGCATGCGCCGCGCCGATCTGCTCGCGCTGCTGCCGCCCCTGGCCGAGCGCCGCGATCCCGACCGCCCGCTGCCCGACCGCGACCGCGGCGAGCTGCTGGCCCGCCTCGAGCGCGCGGCGGCGGGGGAGCTGGGGCTCAGCGACCACGGACGCGCCTCGGCGGCGCGCTTCCTCTCCCTGCGCGCGCGCTTCGGGGGACGTCTCCATCGCCTGCCCCTGGCCGAGCTGCTGCCGGCGCTGGTGGAGGCCACCGACTACGACCTGCGCGCGGCGCTCGCGCCGCAGGGCCTGCGCGCGCTGCGCAACCTGCGCCAGCTGGCGGAGATCCTCGGCGACATGGAGAGCGGGCGGCGGCTCACGCTGCGCGAGTTCGTCGACGGCATGAGCCGCTTCCGCGTGCACGCCACCCGCCAGCAGGAGGCCTGGGTGCCGGAGGAGGGCGGCAGCCTGCTGCGGGTGATGACCATCCACGGCGCCAAGGGGCTGGAGTTCCCCCTGGTGGCGCTCTTCGACCTGGACCGCGAGCTGCGTCCCGGCCAGAAGAACGGCGATCTCTGCAGCCTGCACGAAGCGCTGGCGGACGGGCCCGCGGCGCTGCTGGGCCTGCGCCTCAAGGACCCAGGCCGGCCGAAGGACGACGGCCGCGAGGACGCCGCGCGCCGCTGGATCGTGCGCGAGCGGAAGCGTCGCGAGATCGCCGAGAACCTGCGCCTGCTCTACGTGGCCATGACGCGCGCCGAGGACCATCTGATACTGGCGGGTGGCGTCGATGCGGAGCTCGCCGCGAACTGGCCCGAGGCGTTCCTGTCGCAGCCCGCGAAGCCCGAGCGAGACTTCCTGGAGCTGATTCGCGAGGCGCTGGCCGGGAGCGACGACCTGCGGGGGCGGGTCCGTCTCGCGCTGGCGGGAGAGGGCGACACCCTGCCGGGGCCGCGTCTCGGCGCCGTCACGCCTGGCGTCGCACCCGGCGCCGGGTCCGGGGACGCGCCGGGCGCGAACTGGTCGACGCTCGCCGCGGCCCTGCCCGCCGGCGAGTCGCCGCTCGAGCTGCCCGTCACGGGTCTGACGCTCCTCGGCAGCTGTCCGCTGCGCTGGCTGTTCGAGCGCAGGCTGCGGCTGGGCCGGCTGTTCCGGCCGGAGAGCGAGCCCTGGGTGCCGCAGCAGCGGGAACGTCTGGAGAGCGAGGGCGTCGGGGGCGTCGCGCTGGGCAGCGCGCTCCACGCGCTGCTCGAGCGCTGGGACTTCCGCCGTCCCTTCGCCGAGGCCTGGTCCGCCGCCTGTCCGCCGGGGCTGCCGGCAACCTTGCGCGAGGAGGCCCGCGCGTTGCTCGCGGAGTTCTTCGCGGGCAAGCAGCCGTGGCTCGAGCGTCTGGCCCAGGCGGAGGAGCTGCGTCGCGAAGAGCCTTTCGTCCACGCCATGGAGGGCGTGCTGCTCACGGGGCAGACGGACCTCGTCTTCCGCTGGCGGGACCAGAGCGTCCTGATCGACTGGAAGAGCGACCGCGTGCAGGGACGGGAGCGCCTGTTGCGGCGTCTGGGACATCACAGCTTCCAGGTGCTGCTCTACGCGCTGGCGCTCGAGGCCGCGGGGCGTCCGGTGGATCAGGCGCTGGTGGTCTTCCTGCGCGCGGGAGAGGACGGGGGCTTCCGGCAGGTCAAGCTCGAGCCCTTCGACCTGGAGTGGGCGCGCAATCGCGCGCGCAATCTCGCCACGCTGGCCCTCGATCTGACGCGCCTGGAAGCGGACGGGCCGGACGGCGTGCCCCTGGACCGCGTCCCCCGCGCCCAGGATCCACCCTGCCAGGACTGCCCCTTCCGGGACGGTCCCTGTCCGCGAAGCTATCGCCAGGCCTCCCACGGCCTGAGAGACCTGCCTGCGCCGGGCGGATCGCGCTAG
- a CDS encoding prepilin-type N-terminal cleavage/methylation domain-containing protein, giving the protein MAVAPRITARALRSETSVSRAGFTLVELMAAVAVFGILLSIAVPSVYHSMDSMESRQNAESLSGRLRLARSQALSSYSDVVVYFNRDGAGTYTVHVDNGGGTGTPDDPDFDPANKNNGVVDDEERVFTPVSLPARCVFGYVPGATTGDGVFLDTAISFAGAPKRVTFRADGTCDASGWISVMPLEDFLDQEPGRDYLVELTSTTGEVRVERAQH; this is encoded by the coding sequence ATGGCGGTCGCCCCACGGATCACCGCGCGCGCCCTGCGGAGCGAGACCAGCGTCTCGCGGGCCGGATTCACCCTGGTTGAGCTGATGGCGGCGGTGGCCGTCTTCGGCATTCTGCTCTCCATCGCCGTGCCGTCGGTCTATCACAGCATGGACAGCATGGAGAGCCGGCAGAATGCCGAGTCGCTCAGCGGCAGGCTGCGGCTCGCGCGCTCGCAGGCGTTGAGCAGCTACAGCGACGTGGTCGTCTACTTCAACCGCGACGGCGCCGGCACCTACACGGTGCACGTGGACAACGGCGGCGGCACGGGCACGCCCGACGACCCGGACTTCGATCCGGCCAACAAGAACAACGGCGTGGTGGACGACGAGGAGCGCGTCTTCACGCCGGTGTCCCTGCCGGCCCGCTGCGTGTTCGGCTACGTGCCGGGCGCGACCACGGGCGACGGCGTCTTCCTCGACACGGCCATCAGCTTCGCGGGAGCGCCCAAGCGGGTCACCTTCCGCGCGGACGGCACCTGCGACGCCAGCGGCTGGATCTCGGTGATGCCGCTGGAGGACTTCCTCGACCAGGAGCCGGGCCGCGACTACCTGGTCGAACTCACCTCGACCACCGGCGAAGTCCGCGTGGAACGCGCGCAGCACTAG
- a CDS encoding type II secretion system protein yields MNRQGYSILEAVVAMTIFAIGMLALSQSYFGVVRSQVNASNHELATQCARDRIEEMVNSVRYADITSANFPSEAYGAVNGGDPKYEQFQRNVAIVDSLNAINQSVLKEITVRVQWQTAAGARNVSLNTVVARYQDIQL; encoded by the coding sequence ATGAACCGACAGGGGTACAGCATCCTCGAAGCTGTGGTCGCCATGACGATCTTCGCCATCGGCATGCTCGCGCTGTCCCAGTCCTACTTCGGAGTCGTGCGCTCCCAGGTCAACGCGAGCAACCACGAGCTGGCCACGCAGTGCGCGCGCGACCGCATCGAGGAGATGGTGAACTCGGTGCGCTACGCCGACATCACGTCGGCCAACTTCCCCAGCGAGGCCTACGGCGCCGTCAACGGGGGCGACCCCAAGTACGAGCAGTTCCAGCGCAACGTGGCCATCGTCGACTCACTCAATGCCATCAACCAGAGCGTCCTCAAGGAGATCACGGTGCGGGTCCAGTGGCAGACCGCCGCGGGAGCGCGAAACGTGAGCCTCAACACCGTCGTCGCTCGCTACCAGGACATCCAGCTATGA